In Rhizobium sp. WSM4643, the following are encoded in one genomic region:
- a CDS encoding cytochrome b/b6 domain-containing protein, with product MATTDAGTASGSTLFYRHGLLVRLSHWVNVLCMTVLLFSGLQIFNAHPALYWGQYGADDDPSFISMEAEQEGDALKGVTRVGGLSFDTTGVLGVSNVDGEAAVRGFPNWLTLPSYQDLASGRRWHFFFAWLLVINGFIYLAYGFVSRHFRRDLLPAVEELKPSHLGHEIVSHARLRFPKGAEARHYNTLQKLAYVAVIFVLLPLMIGTGLTMSPGFNAVAPWLLDLFGGRQSARTLHFLTAFSLVAFVAVHVAMVLVSGVFNNLRSMITGYYDIGQGGKS from the coding sequence ATGGCCACGACCGATGCCGGCACGGCGAGCGGATCTACGCTCTTCTACCGCCATGGCCTGCTGGTGCGCCTGTCGCATTGGGTGAACGTGCTGTGCATGACGGTGCTGCTGTTCAGCGGCCTGCAGATATTCAATGCCCACCCGGCGCTCTATTGGGGGCAGTACGGCGCTGATGACGATCCATCCTTCATTTCCATGGAGGCGGAGCAGGAAGGCGATGCGCTGAAGGGGGTGACGCGCGTGGGTGGATTGAGCTTCGACACGACGGGCGTTCTCGGGGTTTCGAATGTCGACGGCGAGGCTGCAGTGCGCGGTTTTCCGAACTGGCTGACCTTGCCGAGCTATCAGGATCTGGCATCGGGCCGGCGCTGGCATTTCTTCTTTGCCTGGCTGTTGGTCATCAACGGCTTCATCTATCTTGCCTACGGTTTTGTCAGCCGGCATTTCCGACGCGATCTGCTGCCGGCGGTCGAAGAACTGAAGCCTTCGCATCTCGGCCATGAGATCGTCAGTCATGCCCGGCTGCGCTTTCCCAAGGGCGCCGAGGCACGCCATTATAATACGCTGCAGAAACTCGCCTATGTCGCCGTGATCTTCGTGCTGCTGCCACTGATGATCGGGACAGGCCTTACCATGTCGCCGGGCTTCAATGCGGTCGCGCCCTGGCTGCTCGATCTGTTCGGCGGCCGGCAATCGGCCCGCACGCTGCATTTCCTGACCGCTTTCTCGCTCGTCGCCTTCGTCGCCGTGCATGTGGCGATGGTGCTGGTCTCGGGCGTGTTCAACAATCTGCGTTCGATGATCACAGGCTATTACGACATCGGGCAGGGAGGAAAGTCATGA
- a CDS encoding nodulation protein, producing MVRKEGVAHITRQAAEQGLARLMMRLPATRATIRTAAASQPHFYELCGAYGEACAVLDRMRRDRSADPAIITEYEIICAEIEVDVIRILLGDQ from the coding sequence ATGGTCAGGAAAGAAGGCGTAGCCCATATCACCCGGCAAGCCGCGGAACAGGGGCTGGCCAGGCTGATGATGAGGCTGCCTGCGACGCGGGCGACGATCAGAACAGCCGCGGCGAGCCAGCCCCATTTTTACGAATTATGCGGCGCCTACGGCGAAGCCTGCGCCGTCCTCGATCGCATGCGCCGGGATAGATCGGCCGATCCCGCAATCATCACCGAATACGAGATCATCTGCGCGGAAATCGAAGTCGACGTCATCAGGATCCTGCTCGGCGATCAATGA
- a CDS encoding DUF1109 domain-containing protein has translation MRETEDVIDSLVRDLKPVPTHALERRFALAILPALAVSLLLMLMVVGLRTDMAQALMLPVFWIKSAYNALLAIAAFAAVYRLSRPDGSEGRFFGIAAAIILALAVMAVIQLALSPAASYTVLVLGSSALHCPLLIFAFATPILIANTWVLRGGAPSNLGITGFIAGIAAGASGAWVYSWFCTENGLPFVTLWYSLGILLTGAIGALLGPRLLRW, from the coding sequence GTGAGAGAAACTGAGGACGTGATCGACAGCCTTGTCCGGGATCTGAAGCCGGTACCGACGCATGCGCTCGAACGCCGCTTCGCGCTCGCCATCCTGCCGGCCTTAGCAGTCTCGCTGCTGCTGATGCTTATGGTCGTCGGCCTTCGCACCGATATGGCTCAGGCTCTGATGCTGCCGGTCTTTTGGATCAAGTCCGCCTACAATGCCTTGCTCGCAATCGCCGCCTTCGCGGCCGTTTACCGCCTGTCCCGGCCGGATGGCTCGGAAGGCCGCTTTTTCGGCATTGCCGCGGCCATCATACTCGCTCTCGCCGTCATGGCGGTCATCCAGCTCGCTTTGTCGCCGGCCGCAAGTTACACCGTTCTGGTGCTCGGCTCCTCCGCCCTGCATTGCCCGCTGCTGATCTTTGCCTTTGCCACGCCGATCCTGATTGCAAATACCTGGGTTCTCCGTGGCGGCGCGCCGAGCAACCTCGGCATTACAGGCTTCATCGCCGGCATTGCCGCCGGCGCATCCGGCGCCTGGGTCTATTCCTGGTTTTGTACGGAAAACGGCCTGCCCTTCGTCACCCTCTGGTATTCGCTCGGCATCCTCTTGACCGGTGCAATCGGCGCCCTCCTCGGGCCTCGCCTCCTGCGCTGGTAG
- a CDS encoding molybdopterin-binding protein, which produces MSRIITRRRFLIGATMTASALGLAGCDALVENDRTKSVLKIAEGFSMKTQRFLLGDDALAREFTEADISPTFRANGTSMPDNARYSDWMNQRFSSWKLEIGGLVDRPMQLSLAELKALPARTQITRHDCVEGWSAIGKWTGVPLGALLQAAGLKPEARYIVFHCADEYEKTLDGSGWYYESIDLVDAFHPQTILAHSMNGRDLEVAHGAPLRLRVERQLGYKQAKYLTGIEAVADLGQLYGGNGGFWEDRGYEWYAGI; this is translated from the coding sequence ATGAGCCGCATCATTACAAGGCGTCGCTTCCTGATCGGCGCAACCATGACGGCATCGGCGCTGGGGCTTGCCGGCTGCGATGCCCTCGTCGAAAACGATCGAACGAAATCGGTTCTGAAGATCGCCGAAGGCTTCAGCATGAAGACGCAGCGCTTCTTGCTTGGCGATGACGCGCTCGCCCGCGAATTCACGGAAGCCGATATCTCGCCGACCTTCCGCGCCAATGGCACGAGCATGCCGGACAATGCCCGGTATAGTGACTGGATGAACCAGCGGTTTTCGAGCTGGAAGCTCGAGATCGGCGGGCTGGTCGACAGGCCGATGCAGCTGTCGCTGGCGGAGCTGAAAGCCCTGCCGGCCCGCACGCAGATCACCAGGCATGACTGCGTCGAGGGCTGGAGCGCGATCGGCAAATGGACCGGCGTGCCGCTCGGCGCGCTGCTGCAGGCGGCGGGCCTGAAACCCGAAGCCCGCTACATCGTCTTCCACTGCGCCGACGAATACGAAAAGACGCTCGACGGCAGCGGCTGGTATTACGAAAGCATCGATCTCGTCGATGCGTTCCACCCTCAAACGATCCTTGCCCACAGCATGAACGGCCGCGATCTCGAAGTCGCCCACGGCGCGCCGCTCAGGCTCCGGGTCGAGCGTCAGCTCGGCTACAAGCAGGCAAAATACCTGACCGGCATCGAAGCCGTCGCCGATCTCGGCCAGCTCTACGGCGGCAATGGCGGCTTCTGGGAGGATCGCGGTTACGAATGGTATGCGGGCATATAG
- a CDS encoding pentapeptide MXKDX repeat protein encodes MTKILSSLAACSFVIGLSLAGAASAQSSDAMKKDSMKTDAMSKDAMSKDAMSKDAMATGSTKADCMHNAGMEKDMMKKDTMMKACDAMK; translated from the coding sequence ATGACCAAGATCCTTTCCAGCCTTGCCGCCTGCAGCTTCGTCATCGGCCTGTCGCTTGCCGGCGCGGCCAGCGCCCAGAGCAGCGATGCCATGAAGAAAGACAGCATGAAGACCGATGCGATGTCGAAGGACGCCATGTCCAAGGATGCAATGTCGAAAGACGCAATGGCGACCGGCAGCACCAAGGCCGACTGCATGCACAATGCCGGCATGGAGAAGGACATGATGAAGAAGGACACGATGATGAAGGCCTGCGACGCGATGAAGTAA
- a CDS encoding sigma-70 family RNA polymerase sigma factor: MTSTHSEQALKMLMLLSLDGDEIAYRRLLVTLRTLLVGYYGGRIGTSAKSDTEDLVQETLLALHSRRATYDRERPFTAWFFSIARYKLIDHHRKHGGRYKAEIELDEEIEDDFREDAIAARMDVERLLNGLPQHQQELIRQIKLEGQSVADTAIRTGQSESAVKVGVHRGIKALAARLRGGM, translated from the coding sequence ATGACGAGCACCCATTCGGAACAAGCACTGAAGATGCTGATGCTTCTTTCCCTCGATGGGGACGAGATAGCCTATCGGCGTCTGCTCGTGACATTGCGAACCCTGCTCGTCGGTTATTACGGCGGGCGGATCGGCACTTCCGCGAAGTCCGACACGGAAGATCTCGTGCAGGAGACGTTGCTGGCGCTGCATTCGCGCCGGGCGACCTATGACAGGGAGCGGCCCTTCACCGCGTGGTTCTTCTCGATTGCCCGCTACAAGCTGATCGACCACCACCGAAAGCATGGCGGCCGGTACAAGGCGGAAATAGAACTGGACGAAGAGATCGAAGACGACTTCAGGGAGGATGCGATTGCAGCGCGCATGGATGTCGAACGGCTGTTGAACGGCCTGCCGCAGCACCAGCAGGAGTTGATCCGGCAGATCAAGCTCGAGGGGCAGTCGGTGGCCGACACGGCAATCCGCACCGGACAGTCGGAATCGGCGGTCAAGGTCGGCGTTCACAGGGGCATCAAGGCGCTGGCGGCAAGATTGCGAGGTGGAATGTGA
- a CDS encoding right-handed parallel beta-helix repeat-containing protein: MTIYYVNPAIGSNGNSGTSEDTPFSSFSAVESLKLQPGDSVLLAAGSVFNDQLDLKYSGTVSAPITIGSYGVGDAPVIHSPGDGIHSLYASNIVIENIKISDTGGAAIYGGYVSNWTVRNVEVDHTGLAGKSGSVTFRTGSNITIENSTINDVNGDGVWIEKINGVNFLNNTVTNAHGTAADAVQMNDSSNIVISGNYLDQTGAATPKGVIALVRPVNVLVEDNAIIGGGFGIGAQAGTNVAIHDNDISGYGGYSWSYAIGLGDQGDTRDYDISGNYIHDGVWGVAISAVGTPTYVREDINIYGNVFDDLSSAALKVDRPASGSFHDNVIASDVTPYSISPTIIAANTFPVSNNTTLDEAQATMLASSDSLAVGDVTHTDTAPALVATHDSLKIASDLDAAHYGNLLENDSSANGTLLLRRFEGEFVDKDGVTLTGKYGTIHVDSDGDYTYTADAAKLAGLSGDVSDTFHYKISDGTSLHFDTDTLSVSIHVNDLLS, encoded by the coding sequence ATGACGATCTATTATGTGAATCCGGCGATAGGCTCCAACGGCAACAGCGGAACGAGCGAGGACACGCCGTTTTCGTCGTTCTCGGCGGTGGAAAGCTTGAAGCTGCAGCCGGGCGACAGCGTGCTGCTTGCCGCCGGAAGCGTGTTCAATGACCAGCTCGATCTGAAATATTCCGGCACAGTGAGTGCCCCGATCACCATCGGCAGCTACGGGGTCGGCGATGCGCCAGTCATCCATAGCCCCGGCGATGGTATTCACAGCCTTTATGCATCGAACATCGTCATCGAGAATATCAAGATATCGGACACAGGCGGGGCAGCCATCTATGGCGGATATGTTTCGAACTGGACCGTGCGCAACGTCGAGGTCGATCATACCGGTTTGGCGGGCAAGTCAGGTTCCGTCACGTTCAGGACCGGCTCGAACATCACCATCGAAAACAGCACGATCAACGACGTCAACGGCGACGGCGTCTGGATCGAGAAGATCAACGGCGTCAATTTTCTCAACAACACCGTCACCAACGCTCACGGCACCGCCGCAGATGCCGTGCAGATGAACGACAGCAGCAACATCGTGATCAGCGGCAATTACCTCGACCAGACGGGTGCAGCGACGCCGAAAGGCGTCATCGCGCTCGTTCGGCCTGTCAATGTCCTGGTCGAGGACAACGCGATTATCGGTGGCGGCTTCGGGATCGGCGCACAAGCCGGCACCAACGTCGCTATTCACGACAACGATATTTCAGGTTATGGCGGCTATAGCTGGTCCTACGCTATCGGCCTCGGCGACCAGGGCGACACGCGGGATTACGATATCTCGGGCAATTACATCCATGACGGCGTATGGGGCGTGGCGATCAGCGCTGTCGGCACCCCCACTTACGTTCGCGAAGATATCAATATCTACGGCAACGTTTTCGATGACCTGTCCTCAGCGGCGCTGAAGGTCGACAGGCCGGCATCCGGCTCGTTCCACGACAATGTCATCGCCAGCGATGTCACGCCCTACAGCATCTCCCCCACCATCATCGCCGCGAACACTTTTCCCGTCAGCAACAACACGACGCTCGACGAGGCCCAGGCGACGATGCTTGCGAGCAGCGATAGTCTCGCGGTCGGCGATGTGACGCACACGGACACGGCGCCTGCGCTTGTCGCAACCCATGACAGCCTGAAAATCGCCTCCGATCTGGACGCCGCCCATTACGGCAATCTCCTCGAAAACGACAGCTCGGCCAACGGAACCCTGCTGCTTCGCCGCTTCGAGGGCGAATTCGTCGACAAGGACGGCGTGACGCTGACCGGCAAATACGGCACCATCCATGTCGACAGTGACGGCGATTACACCTATACGGCCGACGCGGCGAAACTCGCCGGGCTCAGCGGAGACGTGAGCGACACCTTCCACTACAAGATCTCCGATGGGACTTCGCTGCATTTTGACACGGATACGCTGAGCGTCTCCATCCATGTGAATGATTTGCTGAGCTGA
- a CDS encoding dioxygenase family protein: MKRRTLVLGGAAIVASSVAAAIWPRRHIAVAARTFEWKGTDFVSGGTKSVILEKLPEPLFRSRPNCVVTVAQTLGPCHVNNVPARQDVSEGKTGLPLRLDVRIVHAADCRPIENADIEIWHTDHRGIYSGREAAEMCTFGDAEAISGLAFRGRQLTDAKGQASFLTAYPGWYKGRTPHVHCRILVDGKELLVSQIYFDDALSDIIYGEHPDYLGRPARDTRNDEDGIIPEDAADHIFDFEKLDGGVLSATITIGLSA, translated from the coding sequence ATGAAAAGGCGGACCCTTGTGCTTGGCGGTGCGGCCATTGTCGCATCATCCGTGGCTGCGGCAATCTGGCCGCGGCGGCATATCGCTGTTGCCGCCAGGACATTCGAATGGAAGGGAACCGATTTCGTAAGCGGCGGCACGAAATCGGTTATCTTGGAAAAGCTGCCCGAGCCGCTCTTCCGTAGCCGTCCGAATTGCGTCGTCACCGTCGCCCAGACCCTTGGCCCCTGCCATGTCAACAATGTCCCGGCCCGACAGGACGTCTCGGAAGGAAAGACCGGGCTGCCTTTGCGGCTCGACGTCCGCATCGTTCATGCCGCCGATTGCCGGCCGATCGAAAATGCCGATATCGAAATCTGGCATACCGATCATCGCGGCATCTATTCCGGCCGCGAGGCTGCGGAGATGTGCACTTTCGGCGATGCCGAGGCGATCAGCGGGCTCGCCTTCCGCGGCCGCCAGCTGACGGATGCCAAGGGGCAGGCAAGCTTTTTGACGGCCTATCCCGGATGGTACAAGGGCCGCACGCCGCATGTTCATTGCCGTATCCTCGTCGACGGCAAGGAGCTACTCGTCAGTCAGATCTATTTCGACGATGCGCTGAGCGACATCATCTATGGCGAGCATCCTGACTATCTCGGGCGCCCTGCCCGCGATACGCGCAACGACGAGGACGGCATCATCCCCGAAGACGCCGCCGATCACATCTTCGATTTCGAGAAGCTCGATGGCGGCGTGCTGTCCGCCACCATCACCATCGGTCTTTCTGCCTGA